The Variovorax paradoxus genome window below encodes:
- a CDS encoding DUF3606 domain-containing protein, producing the protein MSDDTKKTGLDRKLISLGEEYEVRAWTESLQCTETQLRDAIKAVGNSADRVRKFLAGRRW; encoded by the coding sequence ATGTCTGACGACACCAAGAAAACTGGCCTCGACCGAAAACTGATTTCGCTGGGCGAGGAATACGAAGTTAGAGCCTGGACCGAGAGCTTGCAGTGCACAGAAACCCAACTGCGCGATGCCATCAAGGCTGTAGGCAACTCGGCGGACAGGGTCCGTAAATTCCTTGCCGGGAGGCGCTGGTGA
- a CDS encoding RidA family protein: MIRKTFKSESAPPPAGTYSVAMQAGHLVFLSGQTPRDRYSVRHGDKPFVVQARMALDNLEAAANAAGSSLRDAVKVGVFLKDMANAQAFDEIYANYVGSPSPARTLVQSSFSIFDIEVDAILALDSVR, translated from the coding sequence ATGATCAGAAAAACCTTCAAGAGCGAATCGGCACCGCCGCCCGCCGGCACCTATAGCGTGGCAATGCAAGCAGGCCATCTCGTATTTCTCTCAGGCCAAACACCGCGCGACCGCTACAGCGTGAGGCATGGGGACAAGCCCTTCGTCGTGCAGGCAAGGATGGCGCTCGACAACCTTGAGGCGGCCGCGAATGCAGCAGGTTCAAGCCTGCGCGATGCAGTAAAGGTTGGCGTGTTCCTCAAAGACATGGCAAACGCACAGGCCTTCGATGAGATCTACGCGAACTACGTCGGTTCCCCATCACCAGCCAGGACCTTAGTCCAGTCTAGCTTTAGCATCTTTGACATCGAGGTCGACGCCATATTGGCGCTGGACAGCGTACGCTAG
- a CDS encoding pyridoxal phosphate-dependent aminotransferase, translating into MKTIEEKFLKLGIDNAPGQEVRQDRNGAGAVDPDEILPGAAVDFSHGDVNVTAFEPTPGALEAFIDGVHRGGSQAYTEYRGDAAIREKLAHDLTAFSGQPVSGSEQLILTPGTQSALFLAVAATVTAGDKVAIVQPDYFANRKLVEFMGAEMIPIRLDYLIGSAQAGLDLQQLESAFAQGAKVFLFSNPNNPTGAVYSRSEIEQIAALAERFDATVIVDQLYSRLLYAGQPYTHLRAHFPATDNVVTIMGPSKTESLSGYRLGVAFGSAYIIQRMEQLQAIVSLRAPGYCQAVLQTWFSEPAEWLADRIEKHQQIRDALLSIFRAVEGVAVRTPQAGSYLFPRLPPLRTPLKAFIRELRLQANVTVTPGTEFSPHAGDSIRLNFSQNHQAAVAGVERIAAMVEKHRL; encoded by the coding sequence ATGAAGACCATCGAAGAGAAATTCCTGAAGCTGGGCATCGACAACGCGCCTGGTCAAGAAGTACGCCAGGATCGCAACGGGGCCGGTGCCGTGGACCCCGACGAGATTCTGCCCGGTGCTGCGGTTGACTTCTCGCATGGTGACGTGAATGTCACAGCGTTTGAACCCACGCCGGGCGCGCTGGAGGCCTTTATTGACGGCGTCCACCGCGGCGGCTCGCAGGCCTACACCGAGTACCGCGGCGATGCGGCCATTCGAGAAAAGCTCGCGCACGATTTGACCGCCTTCTCGGGGCAACCCGTCTCGGGCTCCGAACAACTCATCCTCACACCCGGAACTCAAAGTGCGCTGTTCCTGGCCGTCGCGGCCACCGTGACCGCAGGCGACAAGGTGGCAATTGTCCAGCCTGACTATTTCGCCAATCGCAAGCTGGTCGAGTTCATGGGCGCCGAGATGATCCCAATTCGCTTGGACTACCTGATCGGTTCTGCACAGGCCGGCCTGGACCTGCAACAGCTCGAATCGGCTTTCGCCCAGGGCGCCAAGGTCTTCCTTTTCTCGAACCCTAACAATCCCACGGGCGCGGTCTACTCCCGCAGCGAGATTGAGCAGATTGCCGCGCTCGCCGAACGTTTTGATGCCACTGTCATCGTCGATCAACTCTATTCCCGGCTTCTTTACGCGGGACAGCCATACACTCACCTTCGCGCCCATTTTCCGGCGACTGACAACGTCGTCACCATCATGGGGCCGTCGAAGACGGAATCGCTGAGCGGCTACCGGCTCGGCGTGGCGTTCGGCAGCGCTTACATCATCCAGCGTATGGAGCAACTCCAGGCGATCGTTTCGTTGCGCGCACCCGGTTACTGCCAAGCCGTGCTGCAGACCTGGTTTTCAGAGCCCGCCGAATGGCTGGCTGACCGCATCGAAAAACACCAACAGATACGCGACGCCTTGCTGTCGATATTTCGGGCTGTCGAAGGCGTGGCGGTCCGCACGCCACAAGCGGGCAGCTATCTGTTTCCTCGGCTCCCTCCACTGCGCACGCCTCTGAAAGCCTTCATCCGTGAGTTGCGGCTGCAAGCCAACGTCACGGTTACGCCTGGGACCGAGTTCAGCCCGCACGCCGGTGACAGCATCCGCCTCAATTTCTCGCAAAACCATCAAGCAGCGGTCGCGGGGGTCGAGCGCATCGCGGCCATGGTCGAAAAGCATCGCCTTTGA